A single window of Gossypium arboreum isolate Shixiya-1 chromosome 13, ASM2569848v2, whole genome shotgun sequence DNA harbors:
- the LOC108461234 gene encoding peroxynitrite isomerase Rv2717c, whose protein sequence is MDKEKKEESSAIHPAVAPLSYLLGTWKGEGEGGYPTINSFRYGEELHFSHPASGKPVIAYSHKTWKLDSGQPMHSESGYWRPKPDGSLEVVIAQSTGLAEVLKGTYSAEDNVIKLHSQVVANASKVREISRVYKIVNGDLHYVVQMATNLTTLQPHLKAVLKKLP, encoded by the exons ATGGATAAGGAGAAGAAGGAAGAAAGTAGCGCAATTCACCCCGCGGTTGCGCCACTGTCCTACTTGTTGGGCACATGGAAAGGCGAAGGCGAAGGAGGATACCCCACCATCAACTCCTTCCGCTATGGCGAAGAGCTTCACTTCTCTCACCCTGCGTCTGGGAAGCCCGTCATAGCCTACTCTCACAAGACCTGGAAACTCGATTCTGGTCAGCCTATGCACTCCGAGTCCGGTTATTGGCGTCCTAAACCTGATGGTTCTCTTGAAGTTGTCATTGCTCAGAGCACTGGCCTTGCGGAAGTTCTC AAGGGGACCTACAGTGCAGAGGACAATGTCATCAAGCTTCATAGCCAAGTCGTAGCCAATGCTTCCAAG GTGAGGGAGATAAGTCGAGTTTACAAGATTGTTAATGGAGATCTACATTATGTTGTTCAAATGGCTACCAATCTTACAACTCTTCAGCCACATCTTAAAGCTGTGCTCAAGAAGCTGCCATAA
- the LOC108464324 gene encoding aspartic proteinase NANA, chloroplast isoform X2 produces MADLKQRAQQHVDQMQHQHDSNSITLELIHRHAPQFTNNNPITQHQRLVDLLYHDIIRHGIMSHRRRAKEEDPLTASIKMPLASGRDFGIGQYITSFKVGTPSQKFWLIVDTGSDLTWIRCRYRCSRGDRSCTSKGRINRKRVFHAPLSSSFNPVPCFSEMCKVELMNLFSLTTCPTPITPCAYDYRYSDGSAAMGVFANETVSAGLTNGRKTRLHNVLIGCTDSFQGPTLQNVDGIMGLANTKYSFATNAAATFGGKFSYCLVDHLSHLNATNYIIFGTNRNQVKVSGNTRHTKLELDAIPSFYAVNVIGISVGNKMLEIPMQVWDASEGGGTIIDSGTSLTFLADPAYQAVMEALKVSVSKYQRVKLDGVPMEYCFNSTGFNGSLVPKLIIHFDDGARFEPHWNSYVIAAAAEVRCLGFLPARFPALSVIGNIMQQNYLWEFDLKGKRLVFAPSSCNSS; encoded by the exons ATGGCAGATTTAAAGCAAAGGG CTCAACAACATGTTGATCAAATGCAGCATCAACACGATTCCAACTCCATCACATTAGAGTTAATACATAGGCATGCTCCTCAGTTCACCAACAACAACCCTATAACTCAGCACCAACGCCTGGTCGACCTTCTCTACCATGACATTATCCGCCACGGTATCATGTCCCACCGAAGACGAGCCAAAGAAGAGGATCCACTCACTGCATCCATTAAAATGCCGCTTGCCTCGGGTAGAGATTTCGGGATAGGCCAATACATTACGTCGTTCAAAGTGGGGACACCGTCGCAGAAGTTCTGGTTGATAGTCGACACGGGAAGTGATTTGACGTGGATCCGGTGTCGATACCGATGTTCGAGAGGGGATCGTAGTTGTACCAGCAAAGGGAGGATAAACCGAAAGAGGGTGTTCCATGCTCCATTATCTTCATCCTTTAACCCAGTTCCTTGCTTTTCAGAGATGTGTAAAGTTGAGCTCATGAATCTCTTCTCTCTCACAACATGCCCTACTCCAATTACGCCTTGCGCCTATGATTACAG GTATTCAGATGGGTCAGCTGCAATGGGAGTGTTTGCTAACGAGACCGTCAGTGCTGGCCTTACCAATGGTAGAAAAACCAGACTCCATAATGTGCTAATAGGGTGCACTGACTCTTTCCAAGGCCCAACTTTGCAAAACGTAGATGGTATCATGGGATTAGCCAATACCAAGTATTCTTTCGCAACCAATGCTGCCGCCACATTCGGTGGCAAATTCTCTTATTGCCTCGTTGATCACTTGAGCCATTTAAATGCCACCAACTACATCATCTTCGGCACTAACCGAAACCAAGTCAAAGTGTCTGGCAATACTCGCCACACCAAGCTCGAACTTGATGCCATCCCTTCATTTTATGCTGTAAATGTGATAGGAATCTCTGTTGGGAACAAAATGTTGGAAATACCGATGCAAGTGTGGGATGCAAGTGAAGGCGGTGGAACAATCATCGACTCCGGCACTAGCCTAACGTTTCTAGCTGATCCAGCGTACCAGGCAGTGATGGAAGCCCTTAAGGTGTCGGTTTCAAAATACCAGAGGGTGAAGTTGGATGGGGTACCGATGGAGTATTGCTTCAACTCTACGGGTTTCAACGGGAGTTTGGTGCCAAAATTGATCATTCACTTCGATGATGGAGCTCGGTTTGAACCACACTGGAATAGCTACGTCATTGCTGCTGCTGCTGAAGTTAGGTGCCTCGGGTTTTTGCCTGCACGTTTCCCTGCACTTTCTGTTATTGGAAACATTATGCAACAAAATTATTTGTGGGAATTTGATTTGAAAGGGAAAAGGTTGGTTTTTGCTCCATCTTCTTGCAACAGTAGCTAG
- the LOC108464324 gene encoding aspartic proteinase NANA, chloroplast isoform X1, whose translation MKVKLIILVPFMVLFSMVVAQQHVDQMQHQHDSNSITLELIHRHAPQFTNNNPITQHQRLVDLLYHDIIRHGIMSHRRRAKEEDPLTASIKMPLASGRDFGIGQYITSFKVGTPSQKFWLIVDTGSDLTWIRCRYRCSRGDRSCTSKGRINRKRVFHAPLSSSFNPVPCFSEMCKVELMNLFSLTTCPTPITPCAYDYRYSDGSAAMGVFANETVSAGLTNGRKTRLHNVLIGCTDSFQGPTLQNVDGIMGLANTKYSFATNAAATFGGKFSYCLVDHLSHLNATNYIIFGTNRNQVKVSGNTRHTKLELDAIPSFYAVNVIGISVGNKMLEIPMQVWDASEGGGTIIDSGTSLTFLADPAYQAVMEALKVSVSKYQRVKLDGVPMEYCFNSTGFNGSLVPKLIIHFDDGARFEPHWNSYVIAAAAEVRCLGFLPARFPALSVIGNIMQQNYLWEFDLKGKRLVFAPSSCNSS comes from the exons ATGAAGGTGAAGCTCATTATTTTAGTTCCATTCATGGTGTTGTTTTCCATGGTTGTAGCTCAACAACATGTTGATCAAATGCAGCATCAACACGATTCCAACTCCATCACATTAGAGTTAATACATAGGCATGCTCCTCAGTTCACCAACAACAACCCTATAACTCAGCACCAACGCCTGGTCGACCTTCTCTACCATGACATTATCCGCCACGGTATCATGTCCCACCGAAGACGAGCCAAAGAAGAGGATCCACTCACTGCATCCATTAAAATGCCGCTTGCCTCGGGTAGAGATTTCGGGATAGGCCAATACATTACGTCGTTCAAAGTGGGGACACCGTCGCAGAAGTTCTGGTTGATAGTCGACACGGGAAGTGATTTGACGTGGATCCGGTGTCGATACCGATGTTCGAGAGGGGATCGTAGTTGTACCAGCAAAGGGAGGATAAACCGAAAGAGGGTGTTCCATGCTCCATTATCTTCATCCTTTAACCCAGTTCCTTGCTTTTCAGAGATGTGTAAAGTTGAGCTCATGAATCTCTTCTCTCTCACAACATGCCCTACTCCAATTACGCCTTGCGCCTATGATTACAG GTATTCAGATGGGTCAGCTGCAATGGGAGTGTTTGCTAACGAGACCGTCAGTGCTGGCCTTACCAATGGTAGAAAAACCAGACTCCATAATGTGCTAATAGGGTGCACTGACTCTTTCCAAGGCCCAACTTTGCAAAACGTAGATGGTATCATGGGATTAGCCAATACCAAGTATTCTTTCGCAACCAATGCTGCCGCCACATTCGGTGGCAAATTCTCTTATTGCCTCGTTGATCACTTGAGCCATTTAAATGCCACCAACTACATCATCTTCGGCACTAACCGAAACCAAGTCAAAGTGTCTGGCAATACTCGCCACACCAAGCTCGAACTTGATGCCATCCCTTCATTTTATGCTGTAAATGTGATAGGAATCTCTGTTGGGAACAAAATGTTGGAAATACCGATGCAAGTGTGGGATGCAAGTGAAGGCGGTGGAACAATCATCGACTCCGGCACTAGCCTAACGTTTCTAGCTGATCCAGCGTACCAGGCAGTGATGGAAGCCCTTAAGGTGTCGGTTTCAAAATACCAGAGGGTGAAGTTGGATGGGGTACCGATGGAGTATTGCTTCAACTCTACGGGTTTCAACGGGAGTTTGGTGCCAAAATTGATCATTCACTTCGATGATGGAGCTCGGTTTGAACCACACTGGAATAGCTACGTCATTGCTGCTGCTGCTGAAGTTAGGTGCCTCGGGTTTTTGCCTGCACGTTTCCCTGCACTTTCTGTTATTGGAAACATTATGCAACAAAATTATTTGTGGGAATTTGATTTGAAAGGGAAAAGGTTGGTTTTTGCTCCATCTTCTTGCAACAGTAGCTAG
- the LOC108464325 gene encoding COP9 signalosome complex subunit 6a-like, with the protein MQSNQSKEKASKAKGKENQAKASSRSGKQKKKNLEIKRMASSSSSGLTFKLHPLVIVNISDHYTRVKSQLNPPPLTSTSATVNGVENQQQAPRVYGCVMGVQRGRTVEIFNSFELLYDPSTHSLDRPFLKKKQELYKKVFPHFYILGWYSTGSDAQESDMHIHRALMDINESPLYVLLNPAINPAQKDLPVTIYESELHVIDGIPQLIFVRSSYTIETVEAERISVDHVAHLKPSDGGSAATQLAAHLTGIHSAIKMLNSRIRVLHHYLVGMQKGDIPCENSLLRQVSSLLRRLPAIESEKFQDDFLMEYNDTLLITYLAMFTNCSSTMNELVDKFNTAYDRHSRRGGRTAFI; encoded by the exons atgcagAGTAACCAAAGCAAAGAGAAAGCAAGCAAGGCAAAAGGGAAGGAAAATCAAGCAAAAGCATCGAGTAGGAGcggtaaacaaaaaaaaaaaaatttggaaatCAAAAGAATGGCGTCATCGTCGAGCAGCGGTCTAACCTTCAAGCTTCATCCGCTGGTAATCGTGAACATATCGGATCACTACACTCGTGTCAAGTCCCAGTTGAACCCTCCTCCGCTGACCTCCACCTCCGCCACCGTCAATGGCGTCGAAAACCAGCAGCAAGCTCCTCGAGTCTATGGATGTGTCATGGGCGTCCAGAGGGGCCGCACCGTTGAGATCTTCAACAGCTTCGAGCTTCTCTATGATCCCTCCACCCACTCCCTTGACCGCCCCTTCCTCAAGAAGAAACAGGAGCTTT ATAAGAAGGTTTTCCCCCATTTTTATATACTTGGATGGTACTCCACTGGGAGCGATGCCCAGGAATCCGATATGCACATTCATAGAGCC TTGATGGATATTAATGAAAGTCCTCTCTATGTGCTTCTCAATCCTGCAATCAATCCCGCGCAAAAAGATCTTCCAGTCACCATTTATGAAAGTG AGCTGCACGTTATAGATGGGATTCCGCAGCTTATTTTTGTCCGTTCGAGCTACACAATTGAG ACTGTTGAAGCTGAGAGGATCTCTGTGGATCATGTTGCCCATCTAAAGCCATCTGATGGAGGTTCAGCAGCAACTCAAT TGGCTGCTCATCTTACTGGTATACATAGTGCCATCAAGATGTTGAATAGCAGAATTAGGGTACTTCATCACTATCTTGTTGGGATGCAAAAAG GTGATATTCCTTGCGAAAATTCACTATTAAGGCAAGTATCAAGTCTCCTCAGAAGGTTACCTGCCATTGAATCAGAAAAATTTCAAGATGACTTTCTGATG GAATACAACGACACATTATTGATTACTTATCTTGCAATGTTCACTAACTGctcaag CACAATGAATGAGCTAGTCGACAAATTCAACACTGCTTATGATAGGCATAGTCGAAGAGGTGGACGGACTGCTTTCATTTGA